The genomic DNA GAGCCAGGCCCGGTTGTTGGTAGTACTTCTCTGCGAGTTTCATCGTGAAGACGATGTTTTGCCCTTGAGGGTCAGTGCCCGCATCCGTGCGGCCAAACCTCAGGCCGGGCGTTTGCAGCACCTGCCACCAGGTGCCGTTGGCCAGTTGCGGTGCGAAGCTGCTTTTAGGGTTGTAGGCGATGACCATCCGCGTGCTGGCCACCGGAATCGCATGGTCGGCCAAGCCAGCCTTTTGCAGAATCTCGATCGGCCCCGGCGTGATCGACACAAACACATCGGCCTGCAACTTCTTTGACGCCAACAGGCGCGCCAGCCCGTAGGCACCCTCGCCCTGCCCCTGATACGTGACCTTTTCACGCTCGGCAAACGCGGGGCCCAGCGCCTTGTCCATCACCACGCCCATAGAGCCGGCGTAGGTCACATGAACCTGCCCTTCGGCATGGGCCGCAATCGCGGCGCTCAACAGCAGGCTACCGAGTAGCCACCCCTTGGTTTTGCTCAGCATCGGCTCGCTCGCTATAACAATTAATATATAGCGGCGAATAGTAACGAAGCGGCCAGCGGCGCTTCATGAAACCTGTTGCAGCGGTGCCTTCGCGCGCCACCACCAGCCGCGCTGCAAACCGGCTGCGGCCAGCAAAATCGCCGCCACGCCCAGCCATTGCAGCCAGCCGAGGCGATGGCCGAAGGCAAACCAGTCAACGAAGATGGCGGCAATGGGGTAGATAAATGACAGCGCCCCGGTAATGGCCGTCGGCAATTTCTGGATCGCGCCGTACAGCAATACGTACATCAAACCGGTATGCACCACGCCTAACGTGGCCAGCGCAGCCCAGGCATTCGTCGAGCCGGGCAGGCTGCCCCAAGGCACCAGGGGCGCCAGTAACACCGCGCCGGTCGACACCTGGATCAGCGCCATCAGGTGCGGCGGCACGGCCTTCAAACGCTTGATGATCAGCGCGGCAATCGCATACAAAAACGCCGCGCCCAACGCCAGCGCAATCCCCGCCAGGTAATCGCTGCCACCGCTCTGCTCTTCACCATGGGCCGTCACGATAGCCAGCATGCCGAGGAATGCCACGCTCAACCAGGCCATTTTCTGCAGGGTGATTTTTTCACCCAGAAACACCGCCGCCAGCAGCACCAGCATGAACGGCTGCACGTTGTACACCGCCGTGCTGATGGCGATTGAGGCGTGGGAATAGGATTCAAACAGCAACAGCCAGTTACCGACAATGGCTACACCGCTGAGCATGGCCAGGCCGAATGTGGCCCAGGTCAGCAGTTCCAGGCGCAGGTAACCGAGCAAGGCACACACCAGCAACAGTGCCAGCCCGCCGATGACGCAACGCCAGAACACCACTTCGATCACCGACACGCCGGACACCAGCACGAACCAGCCGATGGTGCCCGAAATCAGCATGGCGGCGACCATTTCCCACGAACCGCGACGAATTGATGTGTCCACGATGAAGGCTCCTCAAATGAGGCCCAATTATGGCAATCTGCAGCACACCGGCTCCAGCGGCTAAAAAAGGCAAAACCCGATTATTTCCTTTTCTAATTAGGCAAACGCCATGATTGACACCATCGACCAGCAACTGATCGCGGCCTTGATGGACGACTCGCGCCTATCCCTCAAAGCGCTGGCGGCTATCTCCGGGCTGTCTTCGCCCAGTGTGGGCGAACGCCTGCGTCGCCTTGAAGAACGCGGCGTGCTGACCCATTACACCGTCGACATCGACCCCAAACATTTCGGTTACCTGTTGCAGGCCATCGTGCGTATCCGGCCCTTGCCCGGCAAATTGCAGGAAGTGGAACGCCAGATTCAGGCAATTCCCGAGTTCACCGAGTGCGACAAGGTCACCGGCGATGACTGCTTTATCGCGCGGTTGCACGTGCGCACCATGGAACAGCTGGATACCCTGCTCGACCGTCTGAATGTTTACGCCGAAACCAACACCGCCATCGTCAAGAAAACCCCGGTGAAACGACGCCTGCCACCGCTGGCTGATTAGTGACTTGAAGTCATCCATTCAGTGACGTAATCGCTATTCTGTCATCGCTGGGCGAACTTTATGCTGGGCTCCACTCATTGGAACCCACAGGTGTAAAGCGCATGTATGTCATTACCGGGATAACAGGCAAAGTCGGTGGCGCGCTGGCGCGAAACCTCATCAAGGCGGGCCAGCCGGTTCGCGCGGTAATTCGCGACGCCGCCAAGGCTGCTTACTGGGCCGACCAGGGCTGTGAAGTGGTGTTTGCGCAGATGGACGATGCCCACGCACTCACTGAAGCCTTCAAGGGCGCCACCGGCGTGTTCATCCTGCCGCCGCCAGGGTTTGATCCCGGGCCCGGTTTCCCCGAAGCCCGCGCGGTAATCGCCGCCGTCAGCCAGGCACTCAAGGCCGCAGAGCCGAAAAAGGTGCTGTGCCTTTCCACCATCGGCGCCCAGGCCGAACACCTCAACCTGCTCACCCAGCGCACCTTGATGGAACAGGCATTGATCGCCCTGGACCTGCCGGTGACGTTCCTGCGCCCCGGCTGGTTCATGGAAAATGCGCTGTACGACGTGATCGCCGCCCGTGAAACCGGCGTGATCAACAGCTTCCTGCAACCGCTGGACAAGGCCGTGCCGATGATCGCCACGTCCGACATCGGCGTGCTCGCCGCGCAATTGATCCAGCAGGATTGGGCAGGCTGGCGCGTGGTCGAACTGGAAGGCCAATGGGTCAGCCCGAACGATATCGCTCACGCCCTGGCGCAGATCCTTGGCCGCGACGTACGCGCCCAAGCCGTGCCCCGCGACACCTGGGAAA from Pseudomonas tolaasii NCPPB 2192 includes the following:
- a CDS encoding extracellular solute-binding protein, which produces MLSKTKGWLLGSLLLSAAIAAHAEGQVHVTYAGSMGVVMDKALGPAFAEREKVTYQGQGEGAYGLARLLASKKLQADVFVSITPGPIEILQKAGLADHAIPVASTRMVIAYNPKSSFAPQLANGTWWQVLQTPGLRFGRTDAGTDPQGQNIVFTMKLAEKYYQQPGLARHILGDVQNPQQVFGEGGLLTRLQAGQIDAASGYESATISANLPYVALPDEINLSNPTFAKAWYDTVDLQLPDKNGQPQTLKPQPLVFYAVVLKNAAHPQQAEDFVKFLQSADGQKLFEANGYGQPKGGAL
- a CDS encoding Lrp/AsnC family transcriptional regulator: MIDTIDQQLIAALMDDSRLSLKALAAISGLSSPSVGERLRRLEERGVLTHYTVDIDPKHFGYLLQAIVRIRPLPGKLQEVERQIQAIPEFTECDKVTGDDCFIARLHVRTMEQLDTLLDRLNVYAETNTAIVKKTPVKRRLPPLAD
- a CDS encoding NmrA family NAD(P)-binding protein, with the protein product MYVITGITGKVGGALARNLIKAGQPVRAVIRDAAKAAYWADQGCEVVFAQMDDAHALTEAFKGATGVFILPPPGFDPGPGFPEARAVIAAVSQALKAAEPKKVLCLSTIGAQAEHLNLLTQRTLMEQALIALDLPVTFLRPGWFMENALYDVIAARETGVINSFLQPLDKAVPMIATSDIGVLAAQLIQQDWAGWRVVELEGQWVSPNDIAHALAQILGRDVRAQAVPRDTWETLLRGQGAQNPMPRMRMVDGFNEGWICFEHEHVIKGTTPLITVLRDLANQTAGEQHR
- a CDS encoding DMT family transporter, encoding MDTSIRRGSWEMVAAMLISGTIGWFVLVSGVSVIEVVFWRCVIGGLALLLVCALLGYLRLELLTWATFGLAMLSGVAIVGNWLLLFESYSHASIAISTAVYNVQPFMLVLLAAVFLGEKITLQKMAWLSVAFLGMLAIVTAHGEEQSGGSDYLAGIALALGAAFLYAIAALIIKRLKAVPPHLMALIQVSTGAVLLAPLVPWGSLPGSTNAWAALATLGVVHTGLMYVLLYGAIQKLPTAITGALSFIYPIAAIFVDWFAFGHRLGWLQWLGVAAILLAAAGLQRGWWWRAKAPLQQVS